From Dechloromonas sp. A34:
CGCTGGCTGAGCGCACCGTGGAACGCCTGAATGAAACCGACCCGGCCGGACTGGGTAAGGACTTCGCTCGCATCGTTGGCAACACCTTCAGCCTCAACCTGATGCCGCAGGTCCTGGCGCCGATCTACGAGCAGGGCGCCAACAAGAACAGTTTCACGAAGGCACCCATCGAGACGCCGGGCATGGAGAACGTGCAGCCGTTCATGCGGGCCAAGCCGAACACCAGCGAGACGATGCGGGCGCTCGGCATGGCAACCAGCAATCTGCCGGAATCGTTGCAAGTGAATCCGGTACGCACTGAAGCGCTGCTGAGGGGCTACCTGAACACCTGGGCGGCCTACGGCCTGATGCTGACCGACAAGGCATTTTTCGATGATGCCGGCCCGGCCATGCGCACCGATGAACTGCCTGTGGTCCGCCGTTTCTACGCTCAGGAGCCGGCCAAGCACACGAAGTTCGAAACGAAGTTTTACGACATGCTCGGGGAAGCCAAGCGCCTGCAAGGCACGCTCAAGGAGTTGGACCGGCAGGGGCGGCCGGAGATCGCCGACGAGAAGGAAAAGGGGCCGCTTGCTGGGGAGGCCAAGGCGCTGGAACGGGCGCAACTGAATATCCGGAAGGTCAATGCCGAGATGATGAAAACGCACCGTGACAAGTCGCTGACGCCCACCGAAAAGCGTCAGCGGATCGATGAACTGATTGCTGAGAAGAATCTGCTGCTGAAGGCAACCGTCAAGGATGCTGAGGCTGCGCAGAAGGGGAGAGCGAACCATGGATGAGAAGAAAGTCGCTGTCTTGGAAAACGAGAAAATGGCCCTTCATCCGGTCATTTCCAGCGCAAGTACCGCCCGCATTTACTCTGCGGATGCATTTGGCGAACTTGATCTTGGGGATTGCGCAGTCGTCATCCTGAAGCAAGCTGCTGAGGTGGCAAAGGGTAACTTAGCAAGCCTTGAGGAAATGCTGCTTGGGCAGGCGGTCGCGCTCAATGCCATGTTCGCTGAATTCGCCAGAAAGGCGGCCGTTACTCAACGCGCCACCAATGCCGAGTTGTATATCCGTACTGCACTGAAGGCGCAGGCACAGAGCCGGGCGACATTGCAGACCCTGGCCGAAATCAAAAATCCACGACCGGTGGCGTTTGTGAAGCAGCAAAACATTGCTCACGGGCATCAGCAGGTGAACAACGGGGAATCACCTTCGCCCGCGCACGCGGGAGAATTCAAATCCGGGCAAAACGAACTTTTGGAGGGCAATCATGGCGAACGGCTGGACACCGGAACGCCGGGCGAGGCAATCGATGCTGATCCGGCAATGGCAACCGTGGAAAAAATCGACGGGGCCGCGCACGGCTGAGGGGCTGGCCAAGTCTTCACGGAATGCCGAAAAAGGCGGGGAATGGCGGGAGTTGCGGGATCTCGTGAAGGAGTTGAACCAACTGCTACGCGAGCAGCGGGAAGGGCTTGAGCGGGTTCGGCCATGAGTGACGGAGAAACTTCGGATGTGACCATTTCGTGAATGGCTTGGCTTTTAGTCTTGCAAAGGTAGATCCGGTGGCGACGAAGCATCCGGCATTGGTCTGTGAAGCCTATGACAGTCGACGCCCTGATCGACAGCTTGCGGGATGACATAGACAACGCTGATAATGACGAAAATATGCAAACTGCCGAATTTGTAAAGGCCTACAAGGATAATCTTGCCGAACGTGCGCGAATTTCCCGTTCACACTTTGCCGTTCTCGGAGAAACTAGAGCCCGCTGCCCAAGCTTGACCCGCTTACTGGGTATCTGCCGCCCGGGCACTTTGGCAAATCCTGCCAAATTACCTACGTTGAGACGACGTTTATCGACGAAAGTACCGATCAGGAAAGCGATCACGCACACTGATTGATGTCGACGACATGACAATTTAACAATAAGAACCTATAATTTTTATATGTTATGAGCGAACCGCCCACCAAGTCCGTAGTCAACATGACCAAGGACGAGCTCTTTCAGCATGTCAGAAAGATTGCTAGGAATAGTGTCAATGTCAGGCTGTCCAAGCACACCAGATGGGAACGCATGGGCCCGCGTCGCATTACCGAGGCTGAAATATCGGAAATTGTGACAATGGGTTCCATGCCCAGGCAGCCCGAACCAGGACGATTCTTCGGCGAAATGAACTGCAGGTTTGAAAAACGAGATATCGATGGCATCAAGCTCGGCGTAGAGGTCAGCGTCAAAGACGACCGACCCCACCTGCTTGTCATCACTGTTATAAGGTGCTCATCATGAACACATCAGTAAGACGCCCCTTCGAAGATGGTCGCCTGACGGGCGTCTTCCTCGAAAACGGCTATGAGGTCGATACCGATCCGGACTACGGCGAGTGCGTGGGCTATCACGATATCAACCAGCTGACCCGCCAGATCGGCGTTGCCTTGTCGATGCGGCCTGGCTGCCTACGCGGCCACGAGTTCCAATATATCCGCAAAGCCATGGGTATCCCGCGCGCCGAAATTGGCCGTTTGTTCGGCCGTACTGAACTGACGATCGCCAATTGGGAATCCAAGAACAAAGTGCCGCTAGAAGCCAGCGTCTTGTTAAAACAAAAGTGCCTGACCGATTTTGGCTACCCCGCCTCTGCGCCTGGTGCGCTCACCCAACTTGGCATCGCTGAATTCAGCGATGAACCTATCGTCATGACGTTTGATGCCACCAATAAAGCCTGGACATCCAATCTCCACCCGAACGACGGCGATAACGCTACGCAGGTTGACGTTTGGATCGAACAGCAAGCCAGCCTGGCGACGCGCTATTTCGTGCAATGCACCCCAGCCCACAAAAGCGTTTCGCAAATCAAAGATTACTTGACTGCCGTTAATGTGCTTCGATGGCCCGGTGAGGGACAAGTCACCATAGCGTGCAACGAATCAGAGTTGATCGATGCGAGCAAGGCACTGACTAACGAATGGTGGTCAGTAAACAAATTCCCGGAAATCGGAACGCTGCGACTGGACTATCTCAAATCCTTCTCTGGCCACAAAACGCATTCGGCGAAGACAACCATACACGGCAAGCACTACGCCAAGAATTAGCCTGCAAACCATGAAAATACAGATCAAATACGAAGATCACTCTTTTCCGGTAATTCAGGTCATAGCGAACCCTGATTTTCCTAAACTCGCAGAGAACACCGAATCAGAAAAAGCTGAATCGGGCGCCGACGTCCATATCAATTCATCAATGAACGTTAGCAATACAGGTGAAGGAAATGCGCGCTATTTGTGCGAGCTGCGTATCAACGTCGACCGCAAGGAAAGCCCAAAGGCCCCATACTTCATCGAAATGCTCAGTCTCTGCTACCTGCAGATCGAGACTAGCGGCCAGATTAAGGACTTGGAACGCCTAGCCGCCGATGCGGCGCACCGGATGTTGTATCCCGCTATCCGAGAAATGATTCTGAATCTAACCGCCCGCCAGCCTTGGGGGAAGTTTTCCATTGGCCTCTCGACACTTAATTCTGAGCCGGCTGAGCAAGCGAGCAATACTCAACCCCAGAGAAAACGGATTCGCACTAGCAAAGCGGCAAAGTAAAATTAGTCACAGCAGACAACATAAAACCCGCCCGATGGCGGGTTTTTTATTACTATGGCGTATTCCAATATCAAAGATATAGGCCATGGAGAATGCATACGATCCGGAAGACCCTCGCTTACTTCGAATCCATGCTGATCGGATTATCAAGCGAGATATCGACCAGCTGCTTGGTATTTGCGAATTTGCATTGCAAGATGGACACATCGACCAAACTGAAGCGCACTCGATCCTGAGCTGGCTACACAATCACCGCTTGAGCATTGACACTTGGCCCGCCAGCGTTCTCTATGATCGTCTGCGGTACATGCTGGCCGATGGCCACTTGGACGAAGACGAGCAACGTGATCTGTTGACGCTGATCATGAACATTGCCAGCCCACGTAGTAGCGCTGGCAATGTGGTCCCGACCGCCCTGCCGCTCAATACGCCAGCACCTCCGGTAACAATCGAAGGCCACAGCTTCTGCTTTACCGGAGTATTCGACTTTGGCAAACGTGCCGACTGCCACGGAGCAATCGAACAACGTGGCGGCATTCCCGCGGGCAGCATTACGAAGAAACTGCACTACTTGGTGATCGGCAATATCGGTTCGGACGTCTGGAGGCACAGCAGTTTCGGCTCCAAAATCGCCAAGGCAGTCGACTACCGGGAAGCCGGTGCCCCATTGGCAATTATTTCCGAGAGCTATTGGGCGGCGCGGTTGCGATAACCCCCCCCGTGCGACGTCGAGAGGTGGCTGCAGGGGGGCGCAGAAATTGCCTCGTTACTGGGCGCGCCGGCTGTCATACTCATTGGGGGCGGCCGCTGCCTTAACCCATCTTTGCTTCCGCGAGCTTATTCCGCCAGGTTCCGTGTTCTAAAAATATGCCGACCAGGGCCCAAGGTCATGTAGCAGTTTGGCAGCAGGCGAAGGATACTTCTGTCTGGTGCCGTAACTTGCCCGCGGGAACCCAAGTGCTGATTCATTGCGGCCAAGTGCGTTGGTTACGCGCCGTCTCGAATCTCCATTTTCAGTTTTCCGACAATGTTCTTGAACTGCTCGTAGGTCATAGGCGTAAATTCTTCGAGATTCGCATCTTCGTTGTTGGCATCGCAATACGAACCACACAATTCATTTTTCTCAATGCGGGCATCGCACTTGAAAACTCTGTCATTGAAATCGAAGGTGTAGGCTGTTGCCCGGCCAGCCGCACGCCATAAATCGTGGGTATCTTTCTGGCCTGTGCTTATATTTCGCAAATCATCGAGAATAATTTGCTTGATGAATGATCGTTGAGGGCTTCTGGATTGAGAGGCCGCAGCGCTGTTCCGTTTTCCTACCCGGCCAGCCTTCAGCGTGTGAACCATGTTCAGCAGAACAATGACGGCCTCCGGGGAATCTCCTTGCTCGGTCATGCTGAGTGCGGCCAACCCTGATTTGTAGAGGCCGTATTGTTCTATGACTTCCCGCACAGCCGGTTGCTTGGTGGCAAATCCAAACAGAAAACCATTGGCAATTCCCAATGATTCCGGGGGCACCAAACGGTGCATGGGGTTTTCCAGAATTCTCGGCGGTACTGTGCAGGCCGGTATGTTGGATTCAGCAACGAAAGGCTGTGCAGCCTCGCGGACGGCCTGAATCAACGCATGCATTTTCTTCCGGTTGCTGGTAAATGGCGACGTGTGTGCTAGCAGCGTCAAAGCACTTGCTGCGGTGCAATCGGCGTATATGGCCAGAAAATGGCTTTGCTGTGACGTGTTCATTACTTTGTCAATCAGCCTTTCTTTGCCATGAACGGCACTACTTTCGTGTCGTGTTCCAACGCTTGCAGGTGGTTGGCCCAAGCCTGCATCATCTTCCGGCGCTCTGGAAGGTATTCGGCCTGATGTGAGTAGGCGCCAAAGGTTGCACCGCGCCGCTCACGGTGGGCCAGTTGCTTGTCGATAACATGGGCCGGCCAGCCTAGCTCAAGTAGTGCGCTAGTTGCCGTTGCCCGCATGCCGTGGGCTGTTACCGGGAAACCAAGGCCTTTCTGGATCGCCATACGCAAGGTGTTCTCACTCATGCCGGCTTCGCCGGGGCGCCCAAGGCATGGGAACAGAAATTTGTAGCCCCCAGTCAGCGGGTGCAGTTCTTCCAGAATGGCTATGGCTTGATCGCTGAGGGGGACGATGTGTTCTTCCTTCATCTTCATGCCTCGGCCTGCGCCCTTGATGCGCTCTGCCGGTATGCGCCACTCCTTGGCCTCGGTGTCGAACTCTGACCACATGGCCCA
This genomic window contains:
- a CDS encoding helix-turn-helix domain-containing protein — encoded protein: MNTSVRRPFEDGRLTGVFLENGYEVDTDPDYGECVGYHDINQLTRQIGVALSMRPGCLRGHEFQYIRKAMGIPRAEIGRLFGRTELTIANWESKNKVPLEASVLLKQKCLTDFGYPASAPGALTQLGIAEFSDEPIVMTFDATNKAWTSNLHPNDGDNATQVDVWIEQQASLATRYFVQCTPAHKSVSQIKDYLTAVNVLRWPGEGQVTIACNESELIDASKALTNEWWSVNKFPEIGTLRLDYLKSFSGHKTHSAKTTIHGKHYAKN
- a CDS encoding BRCT domain-containing protein; translation: MENAYDPEDPRLLRIHADRIIKRDIDQLLGICEFALQDGHIDQTEAHSILSWLHNHRLSIDTWPASVLYDRLRYMLADGHLDEDEQRDLLTLIMNIASPRSSAGNVVPTALPLNTPAPPVTIEGHSFCFTGVFDFGKRADCHGAIEQRGGIPAGSITKKLHYLVIGNIGSDVWRHSSFGSKIAKAVDYREAGAPLAIISESYWAARLR